Proteins encoded by one window of Cervus canadensis isolate Bull #8, Minnesota chromosome 18, ASM1932006v1, whole genome shotgun sequence:
- the LOC122421111 gene encoding craniofacial development protein 2-like yields MEEFKSEDFSVSKEDEDYALSGGECHEDAVNELVKEGEIGAEEETQKTKGTKRKAESVLARKRKHSGLSLQHEDEEDANRESGGSSSEKEDAAAEQEKGVESEDAREKEEEEMLASSVSDVEPKSEVPPSTQVKTGEENKEMSSSKVVKAEEQEKPKEPEEVKVTKVFDIAGEKVRFLRRQGRPGMSPEHEPPRSEGGQHATGEEQRSVTNTSKNESTKRKWKRRSNVVVTGEESKLRCCKEEYCIGTWNVRSMNPGKLDVVKQEMERINIDILGISELKWTGMGELNSDDHYIYYCGQQSLRRNGVAIIVNKRVRNAVIGCNLKNDRMISVRFQGKPFNLTVIQVYAPTPYAPEPEVYRFYEDLQHLLEITPKIDVLFIIGDWNAKVGSQEIPRITGKFGLGVQNEAGRRLIEFCYQNRLVIANTLFQQHKRRLYTWTSPDGRYRDQIDYIICRQRWRSSVQSAKTRPGADCGSDHKLLIAKFRLKLKIIPKTTRPFRGTNEVGETSQEAKSAFKQTEKDKPQANVPSNESSVPGGSGVSKEVGETSQEGKAVFKQNEKEEPQSSVPSAVLSLPAGSGVSKEVGETPQEGKSVFKQNEKEEPQSSVPAAMPSLPAGSGPENCDLQKNQDCSN; encoded by the exons GTGGAGAGTGTCATGAAGATGCTGTAAATGAATTAGTGAAAGAAGGTGAAATAGGTGCTGaagaggaaacacagaaaaccaAAGGGACAAAAAGAAAGGCTGAGAGCGTTCTGGCCAG GAAGAGAAAACACAGTGGCCTCTCACTACAACACGAGGACGAGGAGGATGCCAACAGGGAATCTGGAGGAAGTAGTAGTGAGAAGGAAGATGCAGCTGCAGAGCAGGAAAAAGGCGTTGAGTCAGAGGATGCcagggaaaaggaggaggaggaaatgttgGCCAGCTCCGTCAGTGATGTAGAACCAAAATCAGAAGTGCCTCCGAGTACACAAGTTAAA ACAGGAGAGGAGAATAAAGAGATGAGTTCAAGTAAAGTGGTCAAAGCAGAAGAACAAGAGAAACCTAAAGAACCAGAAGAAGTTAAAGTCACCAAGGTGTTTGATATTGCTGGTGAAAAAGTCAG gtttctcaggagacagggaaggccTGGTATGTCCCCGGAACATGAGCCCCCCAGATCAGAAGGTGGCCAGCATgccactggggaagagcagaggtcaGTTACTAATACTTCTAAGAATGAATCGACTAAGCGAAAGTGGAAACGACGTTCAAATGTGGTCGTGACTGGTGAAGAAAGTAAactccgatgctgtaaagaagaatattgcataggaacctggaatgttagatctaTGAATccaggtaaattggatgtggtgaagcaggagatggaaagaataaacatcgacatcttaggaattagtgaactaaaatggacgggaatgggcgaattgaattcagatgaccattatatctattactgtgggcaacagtctcttagaagaaatggagtagctatcatagttaacaaaagagtccgaaatgcagtaattgggtgcaatctgaaaaatgacaggatgatttcagttcgtttccaaggcaagccattcaacctcacagtaatccaagtctatgccccaactccCTATGCTCCAGAACCTGAAGTTTaccggttctatgaagacctacaacaccttctggaaataacaccaaaaatagatgtccttttcatcataggggattggaatgcaaaagtgggaagtcaggagatacccagaataacaggaaaatttggcctcggggtacagaatgaagcagggcgaaggctaatagagttttgttaCCAGAACaggctggtcatagcaaacacccttttccaacaacacaagagacgactctacacatggacgtcgcCAGATGGTCGATACcgagatcagattgattatattatttgtcgccaaagatggagaagctctgtacagtcagcaaaaacaagacctggagctgactgtggctcagatcacaagctccttattgcaaagttcaggcttaagttgaagaTAATACCAAAAACCACccggccattcag GGGGACTAATGAAGTGGGTGAGACCTCTCAAGAAGCGAAATCTGCATTCAAGCAAACTGAAAAGGACAAACCTCAGGCTAATGTCCCTTCAAATGAGTCATCCGTTCCCGGTGGGTCAGG GGTGTCTAAGGAAGTGGGTGAAACATCTCAGGAAGGGAAAGCTGTCTTCaagcaaaatgagaaagaagaaccTCAGTCCAGTGTCCCTTCAGCGGTACTATCACTTCCTGCTGGCTCAGG GGTGTCTAAGGAAGTGGGTGAAACACCTCAAGAAGGGAAATCCGTCTTCaagcaaaatgagaaagaagaaccTCAGTCCAGTGTCCCTGCAGCGATGCCATCACTTCCTGCTGGGTCAGG gcCTGAAAACTGTGACCTTCAAAAGAACCAGGATTGCAGCAATTAA
- the LOC122421116 gene encoding small ubiquitin-related modifier 1 translates to MSDQEAKPSTEDLGDKKEGEYIKLKVIGQDSSEIHFKVKMTTHLKKLKESYCQRQGVPMNSLRFLFEGQRIADNHTPKELGMEEEDVIEVYQEQTGGHSTV, encoded by the coding sequence ATGTCTGACCAGGAAGCAAAACCTTCAACCGAGGACTTGGGGGATAAGAAGGAAGGAGAATATATTAAACTCAAAGTCATTGGACAGGATAGCAGTGAGATTCACTTCAAAGTGAAAATGACGACACATCTCAAGAAACTCAAAGAATCATACTGTCAAAGACAGGGAGTTCCTATGAATTCACTCAGGTTTCTGTTTGAAGGTCAGAGAATTGCTGATAATCACACTCCAAAAGAACTGGGAATGGAGGAAGAAGATGTGATTGAAGTTTATCAGGAACAAACAGGGGGTCATTCAACGGTttag